The Flavobacterium johnsoniae UW101 genomic interval ACAATTTTTAAGGCATAACCGCCATAGTCGCCAAAATGTATTCTGTATAAAACATTTTTCACAACATCAAGATAGCCGTTTTGGGTAATTGGATTTTTTCGGGCAATTTCCTTTCCGTCAGAAACGCGGTAAACGACTTTTCCAATTCCGGTAAATTTTTTATGGCTCGGCAGTTCTCCTTCAACTAAAACGTGCATATTGACATCGCCATAGTTTTGAATAACAACACGTGTAATTTCAAAATCTGCCCAATTGCTTTTGGCTTTATTAATCAATTGTTCTACATCGAACGGATTGGCTAATTTTTTGTACTCAAATTTATAATCGGTATCTGTGTATTCTAATTCTTTGTAAAGTTTATCCTGATCTCCTTTGTACAATGCCATTACAGCCGGGGCAACGATTAAAAGTTTAATCATAAAGAAAGCTCCGGTTACGGCATAAACAAACTGAAATGGAAGTCCTATCATTCCCAGCGCAGTATGAGCATCTGTCCATAATGTTTTTAGTTTTTCCTTTGGACGGAAAACATAAAAATTAGATACGATTTTTTTCCAGTGCAATAAAAGTCCGGTTACAATAGCAAACAAGAAAAATAAGGCGGTAAATCCGGAAAGGTAATAGCCAACCGGATAAGGAATTTGTGCCAGAAAGTGTAAACGGTATAAAAGTTCTCCTAAAGAATAAGATTCTTCGTAAGTATAGGATTTAAAGTTTTTGTTGTCTAAATAAAAGAATGATCCTTCTTTTTGTTTGGCAGGTGCCAAAGTGTCTCTGGAACCTTCCATGTAAACCGCAACTCTATTTTCTATAGATGGTTTTGATATAGTTATCTTTCTCCCGTGTAAAACGTATTTTTTATCAAGATTTTCTAAAGCTTTGTTGTAATCTAGTTTAATTTCTCTGGTAACTGCAGTCGATTCACTTCTTTCCCAATTGATGATTTCATCTCTAAAAAAAGAAAAAGATCCTGCAAAGAAAATTACAAAAAGCACAACGCTGATCACAATACCGCTGACAGTATGTGTGTGAAAATAGATATTATAATGACGGTTATTCATAAGGATTATGCGGTAGTGTTATAAGTTTGGCCAAGGTAAATAAGAAGCAAAAAAACTAAGCTGAGCAAAATATAAATGCCCCAGATTTTCCAGCCGCTTTTTGCCAAAAATGCAAGAACCATTAATACAACCCAAAGTATAAATCCAGTAAAGGCTGTTGTCATTAGTACTTCGGGGCGGTTAAACCATGAAGCTATAGCAAGATGAAAAGTTACTGAAACGAAGTATCCGCCTAATATAGCTGCTGTAATTTTAGAAAAACGAGGCCAAAAAGATGGGTTTAAATATTTTGGATTTGCTGGCATTGGTCAGTTATAATTTAGTTGTAATAAAGTTCTAATAAGGCAGCGATAACCAAGAGTGCCAAAAGTGCTTTACTGTTTACCTTTTTTAATGGTGCAAGAATGATAATAAGGCTTCCAATGGTCATCAGCTGAATAAAAAACATCAAAGTACCGCAGCCTAAAGACTGTGTAAAAAGCCAGATTGCATAAGCTGAAACAAGAAGCACTAATCCAGTGATTTTGGTTTGTTTCGGATTTTTTTTCATCCATTTTTCAAAACCTAAATCATACGATAAAACCGCTCTTTTTGAGGTATAATAAAGTGTGTAAAAAGCTAAAAAAACGATAAGGCTTGCTATTGTTATCATGTCTTTGCAGAATTAAATTGATACTATTCTTTTTTTGTAAATAGATTTAGAATAGTTTAAAATTATTTTCGATTGTGCAAATCTAAGGTATCAGACGAAACAAAGCAAGTTATTCTTATTCATTCTAAATTAATTTTTTAAAATATAAGTGTTCACTTATAAAATAGCTTTAAAATAAAAAAACCTGCTCAAATGAGCAGGTTTAGATATATTGAAAATTATAATGATTACAATTCTAAAGCACGTTTAGCATCACCGTTCATTAATAATTCTACCGGGTTTTCTAATGCTTCTTTCACAGCAACTAAGAAACCAACAGACTCACGTCCGTCAATGATTCTGTGGTCGTAAGAAAGTGCAACGTACATCATTGGGTGAATTTCAACTTTTCCGTTTACAGCAATAGGACGCTCGATAATGTTGTGCATTCCTAAAATACCTGATTGTGGAGGGTTGATGATTGGAGTAGATAACATACTTCCAAAAACACCGCCATTTGTAATTGTGAAAGTTCCTCCAGTCATATCATCAACTGTAATTTGACCATCACGAGCTCTTAAAGCTAATCTTTTGATTTCAGCTTCAATGCCTCGGAAGGTTAATAATTCAGCATTACGAACAACAGGAACCATTAATCCTTTTGGTCCAGAAACTGCGATTGAGATATCAGCAAAATCGTAAGCGATTTTGTAATCACCGTCCATCATAGAGTTAACATCTGGATATAATTGTAAAGCTCTTGTAACTGCTTTTGTAAAGAATGACATGAAACCTAAACCTAAACCACCATGTTTAGCTTTGAAAGCATCTTTGTATTCGTTACGAATTTGGTTAATTGGCGTCATGTTTACTTCGTTGAAAGTAGTAAGCATAGCAGTT includes:
- a CDS encoding PepSY-associated TM helix domain-containing protein — encoded protein: MNNRHYNIYFHTHTVSGIVISVVLFVIFFAGSFSFFRDEIINWERSESTAVTREIKLDYNKALENLDKKYVLHGRKITISKPSIENRVAVYMEGSRDTLAPAKQKEGSFFYLDNKNFKSYTYEESYSLGELLYRLHFLAQIPYPVGYYLSGFTALFFLFAIVTGLLLHWKKIVSNFYVFRPKEKLKTLWTDAHTALGMIGLPFQFVYAVTGAFFMIKLLIVAPAVMALYKGDQDKLYKELEYTDTDYKFEYKKLANPFDVEQLINKAKSNWADFEITRVVIQNYGDVNMHVLVEGELPSHKKFTGIGKVVYRVSDGKEIARKNPITQNGYLDVVKNVLYRIHFGDYGGYALKIVSFVLGIITCFVIISGVMIWLVARQKNNLPEKKRRFNAAVVRIYLAICLSMYPITALAFIGSKIFYPLSQSNLFRLYFGGWLLLAIFFIIKKNDAFTNRFCLISGSILGFLIPITNGIGSGQWFWTSFMENKIQIFFIDVFWIVLASITLYTAYHLKPKKEAAKN
- the odhB gene encoding 2-oxoglutarate dehydrogenase complex dihydrolipoyllysine-residue succinyltransferase; the encoded protein is MILEMKVPSPGESIKEVEIATWLVKDGDYVEKDQAIAEVDSDKATLELPAEMSGVITLKAEEGDTVAVGAVVCLIDTDAAKPAGSGSAAPAAEAPKAEAPKAEAPKAEVKAEAPKVAPAATSYAAGTPSPAARKILDEKNIAPAAVTGTGKGGRITKDDAVNAVPSMGTPTGGSRGTERTKLSMLRRKVAERLVSAKNETAMLTTFNEVNMTPINQIRNEYKDAFKAKHGGLGLGFMSFFTKAVTRALQLYPDVNSMMDGDYKIAYDFADISIAVSGPKGLMVPVVRNAELLTFRGIEAEIKRLALRARDGQITVDDMTGGTFTITNGGVFGSMLSTPIINPPQSGILGMHNIIERPIAVNGKVEIHPMMYVALSYDHRIIDGRESVGFLVAVKEALENPVELLMNGDAKRALEL